From Primulina tabacum isolate GXHZ01 chromosome 2, ASM2559414v2, whole genome shotgun sequence, one genomic window encodes:
- the LOC142526238 gene encoding ras-related protein RABE1c-like isoform X1 → MAAPPARARADYDYLIKLLLIGDSGVGKSCLLLRFSDGSFTTSFITTIGIDFKIRTIELDGKRIKLQIWDTAGQERFRTITTAYYRGAMGILLVYDVTDESSFNNIRNWIRNIEQHASDNVNKILVGNKADMDESKRAVPTSKGQALADEYGIKFFETSAKTNMNVEEVFFSIARDIKQRLAETDSKAEPQTIRISQPDQSAGATQTTQRSACCGS, encoded by the exons ATGGCTGCTCCACCTGCCAGAGCTCGAGCTGATTATGATTATCTTATTAAGCTTCTATTGATCGGTGACAGCG GTGTTGGTAAGAGTTGCCTTCTTCTACGtttttctgatggttctttCACCACCAGTTTCATCACCACCATTGG CATTGATTTCAAGATAAGGACTATCGAGCTTGATGGGAAAAGAATCAAGCTGCAGATTTGGGATACTGCTGGACAAGAGCGATTTCGTACAATCACAACTG CTTACTACCGAGGAGCAATGGGCATACTGCTGGTGTATGATGTGACTGATGAGTCATCTTTCAACA ACATTAGGAATTGGATCAGAAACATTGAACAGCATGCCTCCGACAATGTCAACAAGATATTAGTGGGAAACAAAGCTGATATGGATGAAAGTAAAAGG GCCGTTCCTACATCCAAGGGTCAAGCACTTGCTGATGAATATGGAATCAAATTTTTTGAGACT AGTGCTAAAACGAACATGAACGTGGAGGAAGTTTTCTTCTCAATAGCCAGGGACATAAAGCAAAGACTTGCTGAAACTGACTCAAAGGCTGAG CCCCAAACTATAAGAATCTCCCAACCAGACCAGTCAGCAGGTGCAACTCAAACCACCCAAAGATCAGCCTGCTGTGGTTCTTGA
- the LOC142526238 gene encoding ras-related protein RABE1c-like isoform X2, with protein MKNGVGKSCLLLRFSDGSFTTSFITTIGIDFKIRTIELDGKRIKLQIWDTAGQERFRTITTAYYRGAMGILLVYDVTDESSFNNIRNWIRNIEQHASDNVNKILVGNKADMDESKRAVPTSKGQALADEYGIKFFETSAKTNMNVEEVFFSIARDIKQRLAETDSKAEPQTIRISQPDQSAGATQTTQRSACCGS; from the exons atgaaaaatg GTGTTGGTAAGAGTTGCCTTCTTCTACGtttttctgatggttctttCACCACCAGTTTCATCACCACCATTGG CATTGATTTCAAGATAAGGACTATCGAGCTTGATGGGAAAAGAATCAAGCTGCAGATTTGGGATACTGCTGGACAAGAGCGATTTCGTACAATCACAACTG CTTACTACCGAGGAGCAATGGGCATACTGCTGGTGTATGATGTGACTGATGAGTCATCTTTCAACA ACATTAGGAATTGGATCAGAAACATTGAACAGCATGCCTCCGACAATGTCAACAAGATATTAGTGGGAAACAAAGCTGATATGGATGAAAGTAAAAGG GCCGTTCCTACATCCAAGGGTCAAGCACTTGCTGATGAATATGGAATCAAATTTTTTGAGACT AGTGCTAAAACGAACATGAACGTGGAGGAAGTTTTCTTCTCAATAGCCAGGGACATAAAGCAAAGACTTGCTGAAACTGACTCAAAGGCTGAG CCCCAAACTATAAGAATCTCCCAACCAGACCAGTCAGCAGGTGCAACTCAAACCACCCAAAGATCAGCCTGCTGTGGTTCTTGA
- the LOC142526254 gene encoding WAT1-related protein At2g37460-like has product MNIQVPNGRKHLLFQKAKPFLGVIFLQAGLAGMDIISKAALNEGMSNYVFVVYRHVVATVVIAPFALALDKKIRPKMTTSIFAKIMLLSLLEPVIDQNLYFLGMKYTTATFAAAMANVLPAITFVMAYIFRLEKIRLMSIRSQAKIIGTLATVAGAMIMTLVEGPNIGLPWTKDGSSHAHQHGQVNLQHSIKGAIMITTGCFSWACFMILQAIVLKTYPAELSLTAWICVLGTVEGTAVALVMEKGNSAAWSIAWDTKFLAAVYSGIFCSGIAYYVQGVVMKERGPVFVTAFSPLSMVMVAGLSSFILSEQMYLGRVVGAIIIVIGLYFVVWGKKKDYEPHLIAELEFLPTKQSKNLDEQGDGCSNLEVVATNPCEEASSHSTRQTSEENNKS; this is encoded by the exons ATGAACATTCAAGTACCAAATGGTAGAAAGCACCTTTTGTTCCAGAAGGCAAAACCATTCCTAGGTGTGATTTTCCTGCAAGCTGGGTTGGCGGGCATGGATATCATCTCCAAAGCTGCGTTGAACGAAGGAATGAGCAATTATGTATTCGTAGTTTATCGGCATGTCGTTGCCACCGTTGTCATTGCCCCTTTCGCACTTGCCCTAGACAA GAAAATAAGGCCAAAGATGACTACCTCAATATTTGCCAAGATCATGCTTCTCAGTCTGCTGGA GCCAGTCATAGATCAAAATCTTTACTTCTTGGGAATGAAATACACGACAGCAACTTTTGCGGCTGCCATGGCAAATGTTCTTCCCGCCATTACTTTCGTCATGGCATACATATTCAG GCTTGAGAAGATAAGATTAATGAGCATCCGCAGCCAAGCAAAGATAATAGGAACTCTAGCTACTGTTGCAGGAGCCATGATCATGACCTTGGTAGAAGGCCCGAATATCGGTCTGCCATGGACGAAAGATGGAAGCAGTCATGCACATCAACATGGCCAAGTAAATCTTCAGCATTCAATCAAGGGTGCCATCATGATCACGACCGGATGTTTTAGTTGGGCTTGCTTCATGATATTGCAG GCAATTGTCTTGAAAACGTACCCTGCTGAACTCTCTCTCACTGCTTGGATATGTGTTTTGGGAACTGTGGAGGGCACGGCTGTAGCACTTGTTATGGAGAAGGGTAACTCAGCAGCTTGGTCCATAGCATGGGATACCAAGTTTCTTGCAGCTGTATACAGT GGTATATTCTGTTCCGGTATTGCTTATTATGTTCAAGGAGTTGTAATGAAAGAAAGAGGTCCGGTCTTCGTAACTGCCTTCAGCCCGCTGAGCATGGTCATGGTTGCTGGCCTCAGCTCTTTCATATTGTCCGAGCAAATGTATTTAGGGAG AGTCGTCGGTGCAATCATCATAGTTATCGGCCTTTATTTCGTTGTGTGGGGGAAAAAGAAAGACTACGAGCCCCATTTGATCGCAGAACTGGAGTTCTTACCAACTAAGCAAAGTAAAAATTTGGATGAACAAGGCGACGGGTGTTCGAATTTGGAAGTCGTGGCCACCAATCCATGTGAAGAAGCAAGCAGCCATTCCACGAGACAAACAAGCGAAGAGAATAACAAAAGTTGA
- the LOC142526264 gene encoding uncharacterized protein LOC142526264 — MPSALTAAEAAEVTVTVADTAAKAPRRFPPPCWTQDETLVLIDAYRERWYALRRGYLRTADWDAVTEPWPTAARMPPRERPPRSAATRWRSSASATVQRNNALSPTLTGLDASFLLGFSSITWRLWRTEPPLRWGLRKPGNSGDGIDPNPYPDHNSLKSKLKSKNTNDSSPDFGFYSGVKQNKFNPDTKLSNYYPSYQEEEDMTPDENPVNSRSRKLMNGIPKNFPKNVDFGNGFHQEMLPPGLRGKRVEKNPTQEYWDNSFVAPSYRAAATDGLKLRRDAVEKMVESISFLGEEYMKMERAKMELAREMKGIRREMEMKRKELILESQKKVVDAFVKGLFEMKRIKKTKYDDAEEKSH, encoded by the coding sequence ATGCCATCCGCCTTGACCGCCGCCGAAGCTGCCGAAGTAACGGTCACGGTAGCTGACACGGCCGCGAAGGCTCCCCGGAGATTCCCACCTCCATGCTGGACCCAAGACGAAACCTTGGTTCTCATCGATGCCTACCGCGAGAGATGGTACGCCCTCCGCCGAGGGTACCTCCGCACAGCGGACTGGGATGCAGTGACGGAACCGTGGCCAACCGCTGCCCGGATGCCTCCCCGGGAAAGACCTCCGCGCAGTGCCGCCACAAGATGGAGAAGCTCCGCCAGCGCTACCGTGCAGAGAAACAACGCTCTGTCACCTACCCTTACCGGGCTGGACGCTTCTTTTCTTCTTGGTTTTTCTTCGATTACATGGAGGCTATGGAGAACGGAACCACCCCTCCGGTGGGGCCTCAGGAAACCGGGGAATTCGGGTGATGGGATTGACCCTAATCCTTATCCCGATCATAATTCCTTGAAGTCGAAGCTTAAATCCAAGAATACCAACGATTCGAGTCCCGATTTTGGATTTTACAGTGGTGTCAAACAGAATAAATTCAACCCAGACACCAAGCTTTCGAATTATTATCCTTCATACCAGGAAGAAGAGGACATGACTCCGGATGAAAATCCAGTAAATTCCCGATCAAGAAAGCTAATGAATGGAATCCCAAAAAATTTCCCCAAAAACGTTGATTTCGGCAACGGGTTTCATCAAGAAATGCTTCCACCAGGCTTAAGAGGCAAAAGAGTTGAGAAAAATCCGACCCAAGAATATTGGGACAATAGCTTTGTTGCTCCAAGTTACAGAGCCGCCGCCACGGACGGTTTAAAGCTGAGAAGAGATGCGGTGGAGAAGATGGTGGAATCTATTAGTTTCTTAGGGGAAGAGTACATGAAAATGGAACGGGCAAAGATGGAGCTGGCAAGGGAAATGAAGGGGATTAGAAGGGAAATGGAGATGAAGAGGAAAGAACTGATACTGGAATCACAGAAAAAGGTAGTGGATGCATTTGTTAAAGGATTGTTTGAGATGAAAAGGATCAAGAAAACCAAGTATGATGACGCAGAAGAGAAATCTCATTGA
- the LOC142526271 gene encoding diaminopimelate epimerase, chloroplastic-like, producing MAIAAASTLPFAAAKRSPLSYSSHLSFNFLRLSSSIQKPNILNSNIISSVPNKHNFRVISAMSVEIPEKNSPTSFLDHKESGILHFVKYHGLGNDFILVDNRDTVEPKITPEQAAKLCDRNFGIGADGVIFVMPGINGTDYTMRIFNSDGSEPEMCGNGVRCFAKYIAELENLHGKQRFTVHTGAGLIVPEIQEDGKVTVDMGEPILKGSEVPTKLPPNKNQSVVKAKLDVDGVSWNVTCVSMGNPHCVTFGTEAIKDLQVDELNLAQVGLKFEHNEMFPARTNTEFVQVFSPSHLKMRVWERGAGATLACGTGACAVVAAAVLEGRAGRSCRVDLPGGPLDIEWREDDNHVYMTGPAEVVFYGSAPL from the exons ATGGCTATCGCCGCCGCTTCAACGCTGCCGTTTGCCGCCGCCAAACGCAGCCCGCTCTCGTACTCATCCCACCTTTCTTTCAACTTCTTACGGTTGTCGTCGTCGATTCAGAAACCTAACATTCTGAATTCAAACATAATTTCCTCTGTCCCAAACAAACATAATTTCCGCGTTATCTCTGCTATGAGCGTTGAGATCCCCGAGAAGAACTCTCCTACGTCGTTTCTTGATCATAAAGAAAGCGGAATCCTTCATTTCGTCAAGTATCATGGACTCGGCAATGATTTCATATTG GTAGATAACCGGGATACAGTAGAGCCCAAAATTACTCCTGAGCAAGCAGCGAAATTGTGTGACAGAAACTTTGGCATCGGAGCTGACGGGGTGATATTTGTAATGCCCGGTATCAATGGAACTGATTATACCATGAGGATCTTTAATTCTGACGGTAGTGAACCAGAG ATGTGTGGTAATGGAGTTCGATGTTTTGCCAAATATATAGCAGAGCTTGAAAATCTACATGGGAAGCAGAG ATTCACTGTGCATACTGGTGCTGGTTTAATCGTTCCCGAAATTCAAGAAGATGGAAAG gtCACAGTTGATATGGGTGAGCCAATTCTGAAGGGATCAGAAGTTCCTACCAAATTACCTCCAAATAAAAATCAGTCTGTTGTTAAAGCAAAATTAGATGTAGATGGGGTAAGCTGGAATGTTACTTGTGTTAGCATGGGAAATCCTCATTGTGTCACTTTCGGTACAGAAGCGATCAAG GATTTACAAGTCGATGAACTCAATTTAGCACAAGTCGGCCTCAAATTCGAACATAACGAAATGTTCCCTGCCCGAACAAACACAG AATTTGTTCAAGTCTTCTCACCAAGTCACCTTAAAATGCGAGTTTGGGAACGTGGAGCAG GTGCAACTCTGGCCTGTGGGACCGGAGCTTGTGCTGTAGTTGCTGCTGCAGTTCTCGAGGGTCGTGCTGGGAGA AGTTGTCGAGTTGATTTACCTGGAGGACCATTGGATATTGAGTGGCGGGAAGATGACAACCACGTCTACATGACCGGGCCAGCCGAAGTAGTCTTTTATGGATCAGCTCCATTATAA
- the LOC142526278 gene encoding large ribosomal subunit protein uL23-like yields MAPAKADAAKRPDPKAQALKTSKAVKSGSTTFKKKSKKIRTKVTFHRPRTLKQDRNPKYPRISAPPRNKLDHYQILKYPLTTESAMKKIEDNNTLVFIVDIRADKKKIKDAVKKMYDIQTKKVNTLIRPDGTKKAYVRLTPDYDALDVANKIGII; encoded by the exons ATGGCTCCCGCTAAAG ctgatgcagcaaaaAGGCCAGACCCAAAGGCTCAAGCCTTGAAAACTTCAAAGGCTGTGAAATCAGGTTCAACAACCTTTAAGAAGAAGTCCAAAAAGATACGCACAAAAGTTACATTTCATCGACCAAGGACATTGAAGCAGGACAGAAATCCCAAATATCCACGTATTAGTGCCCCTCCCCGCAACAAGCTTGACCATTACCAGATTCTGAAATATCCACTCACCACTGAGTCTGCAATGAAGAAAATTGAAGATAACAACACTCTTGTATTCATTGTTGACATTCGTGCTGACAAGAAAAAGATCAAGGATGCAGTCAAGAAAATGTACGACATTCAGACCAAGAAAGTCAACACTCTTATCAG GCCGGACGGAACCAAGAAGGCATATGTTAGATTGACTCCGGACTACGATGCTTTGGATGTCGCCAACAAAATTGGGATTATCTAA